In Acomys russatus chromosome 9, mAcoRus1.1, whole genome shotgun sequence, the following are encoded in one genomic region:
- the Dnajc21 gene encoding dnaJ homolog subfamily C member 21 codes for MKCHYEALGVRRDASEEELKKAYRKLALRWHPDKNLDNAAEAAEQFKLIQAAYDVLSDPQERAWYDNHREALLKGGLDGEYQDDSLDLLRYFTVTCYSGYGDDEKGFYAVYRDVFELIAKEELECVSEGDVEDFPAFGDSQSDYDTVVHPFYAYWQSFCTQKNFAWKEEYDTRQASNRWEKRAMEKENKKIRDKARKEKNELVRQLVAFIRKRDKRVQAHRKLVEEQNAEKARKAEEMRRQQTLKQAKLAEQYREQSWMTMASLEKELQEMEARYEKEFGDGSDENDVEEQEPKDGLNGRDSDEADEAEVYDDLYCPACDKSFKTEKAMKNHEKSKKHREMVALLKQQLEEEEEQFSGAQMDENSLNVNSEEEMEDIPKQKLSKKQKKKKQKSAQSYDDNFNENGTEEGGKVDPEDTKLSEDSAKELENRPQENVCISETTEVCGDPKSEAKSVPKSKGKKTKDVKKSVKIPAEPQTMSDSLISCASCHSEFPSRNKLFDHLKATGHARATSATSSLNSVTSSRNKKEKRRNR; via the exons ATGAAGTGTCACTACGAGGCGCTGGGGGTGCGGCGCGACGCCAGCGAGGAGGAGCTCAAGAAGGCCTATCGGAAGCTGGCCCTGAGGTGGCACCCGG ATAAAAATCTGGATAATGCCGCAGAAGCAGCTGAGCAGTTCAAGTTAATTCAAGCTGCATACGATGTGTTGAGTGACCCTCAGGAAAGAGCGTG GTATGATAATCACAGAGAGGCCTTACTTAAAGGCGGGCTTGATGGAGAATATCAGGATGACAGCTTAGATTTGCTTCGTTATTTCACTGTTACCTGTTACTCTGGTTATGGAGACGATGAAAAG ggtttctatgcAGTGTACCGTGATGTCTTTGAGCTGATTGCAAAAGAAGAGCTTGAATGTGTGTCAGAAGGAGATGTGGAGGATTTCCCAGCCTTCGGCGACTCGCAGAGTGACTATGACACG GTGGTGCACCCTTTCTATGCTTACTGGCAGAGTTTCTGCACACAAAAGAATTTTGCTTGGAAGGAAGAATATGATACGCGGCAAGCCTCAAACCGCTGGGAAAAACGGgcgatggaaaaagaaaacaaaaagattcgagacaaagcaaggaaagagaaaaatgagctgGTGCGCCAGCTTGTGGCCTTCATTCGTAAGCGAGATAAGAGAGTGCAGGCACACCGCAAGCTCGTGGAGGAGCAGAATGCAGAGAAGGCCAGGAAGGCGGAGGAGATGAGGAGGCAGCAGACATTGAAGCAAGCCAA ACTGGCGGAGCAGTACAGAGAGCAGAGCTGGATGACCATGGCCAGTCTGGAAAAGGAGCTCCAGGAGATGGAAGCACGGTACGAGAAGGAGTTTGGAGATGGGTCGGACGAAAATGACGTGGAGGAACAGGAGCCCAAAGATGGACTGAATG GTAGAGACAGCGATGAGGCTGACGAGGCTGAGGTTTATGATGACCTTTACTGCCCAGCTTGTGACAAATCCTTCAAAACAGAAAAGGC CATGAAGAATCACGAGAAGTCAAAGAAGCATCGGGAAATGGTTGCCTTGTTAAAGCAGCagttagaggaggaggaagaacagttTTCAGGAGCTCAAATGGATGAAAACTCACTGAATGTCAATtctgaggaagaaatggaagatatACCAAAGCAAAA gctttctaaaaaacaaaagaaaaagaaacagaaatcagcACAG AGTTATGATGacaatttcaatgaaaatggaactgaagaaggaggaaaggttgATCCAGAAGATACTAAGTTAAGTGAAGACAGTGCCAAAGAACTAGAAAATAGGCCCCAAGAAAATGTCTGTATCTCAGAGACCACGGAAGTCTGTGGGGATCCAAAAAGTGAAGCTAAAAG TGTTCCGAaatccaaaggaaagaaaaccaaagatgtGAAAAAATCTGTCAAAATACCTGCTGAACCACAAACCATG AGTGACAGCCTCATCAGTTGTGCAAGCTGCCATAGTGAGTTTCCATCCCGGAATAAACTGTTTGATCATCTAAAGGCTACTGGTCATGCAAGAGCAACTTCAGCTACGTCATCTTTAAACAGTGTAACAAGTAGTcggaacaagaaagaaaagcgTAGAAACAGATAG